The following DNA comes from Sphingorhabdus sp. M41.
GCTCCAGCAATTGCAGTCGATGACCGCCATATTGCCACCTATTTTTCTCGCGGTGGCGGCTTTCCTGATCAATATCGTGTTGACCAGACTGGTGGAATCCGAACGGGAGATTATCGGGCTGCTCACCGCCTTTGGCTATCGCAACCGGAAGATCGTCTGGCATTACACCAAGCTGGCGTTGGTCTTGTCCTTCCCCGGGCTGGTGCTGGGATTGATTTTCGGCAGCTGGATGGGCCGCGGTGTGGCCGGTCTCTACCAGGAATTTTTCGTTTTTCCCGCCCTGACCTATCGTGCCGGGACCGACATCATCCTGGCGTCGTGCCTCATCGCCATAGCGGTGGTGATGCTTGGCGCAGCCAATACCGTCCGGCGGATCAGCAAACTGACCGCTGCCGAAGCCATGCGCCCCCCGGTCCCGCCCAATTATTCAGGCGGTGTCGCAAGGCTTATCGCCAAGCTGAAAAAACTCGACGAACCCTCGAGGATCATCCTGCGGGGCATCGTTCGCCGCCCCCTGCGCGCGATGCTCGGATCGCTCGGGGTCGGGGCCGCGCTGGGGCTCTATATCACCTCCGCCGGGTCGACGGACAATGTCGGCCTGATGATCGATCAGTTGTTCAATCAGGCCAACCGGTCGGACATGAATATCCTGTTCGCCGAGCCGCGCGACCAGCGCGCCATATTCGAACTGCAGCGGATACCCGGTGTCCTGCGGGTCGAGCCGGTTCGCTATGTCCCCGTCAAATTGACCTCCGGCACCCGATCAAAATCGGAAAGCCTGACCGGCATGAATTCCGGGGGCGACCTGAACCGGCTGGTCGATATGGATGATGGCATTGTAGATCCGCCCGTGCGCGGCGTAATGATTTCTTACGGACTGTCGAACGAACTGGATCTACAGCCTGGCGATCCGCTGCATATCCAGGTGACCAATGGCAGGCGCCCTGCCTTTACCTTGCCGGTCGCGCGGATATTGCGCAGCCCCGTGGCCAACCCGGCCTATGTCGATTTTGACCTGGTCGGACCCTTGCTGGGCGAAGCGCCCTTGTCATCCGGTGCCTTTATCAGTGTCGATCCGGCTCAGATTGATGCGGTATATCAGCGGTTGAAGGAAATGCCGGTCGTCGCCGGATTTTCTGGTCGCAGCGCGGCTTTGCGCGGGATTGAGGAATCGATCGGAGAAACCATGGGCATTGTTCAGCTCTTCAACACGGCATTTTCGGCGCTGATCGTTTTCGGGGTCGTTTATAATAATGCCCGGATCAATCTCGCCGAACGGGCGCGTGATCTCGTGTCACTCCGAGTGCTGGGCTATCGCCGCTCGGAAGTATCCTATATATTGCTCGGGGAATTGGCGCTGCTGGTAATCGCCGGCCTGCCGCTCGGGATTCTGTTCGGCTATCTGCTGTCCAAAAATCTTACCGAGTCCATCGGCGGTGACCTGTTCATCATCCCCTTCGGCCTGTCCGCCGCAACCGTCGCCTTCGCGATATTGGTCGTGCTTCTCACCGCTGCGGTCTCGGCCTTTTTTGTCCGTTCCCGGCTGGACCGGCTCAATCTCGTCAATGTATTGAAAACCAGGGAGTAAGGCGATGGCGACCAAACATCTGAACCGACTAGGCCCGCGAATATTGATCGGGCTGATCATCGTCGTTCTGGCGGTGGCGGTTTTTTTCGCCATGCGCTCGCCGCCGGTTGACGTGGATGTCGCGGCGGTCACCAAGGGGCCCATGCTGGTGACCATCAATGACGAAGGGGAAACCCGGGTCCGCGACATGTTTGTCATATCGGCACCGATCAATGGCCGGTTGATGCGAGTCAATCTGGATGCCGGAGATCCGGTCATCGCAGGAAAAACGGTGGTCGCGCGGATCATGCCGGCCCAGCCGGATTTCCTCAACGCGCGGAGCGAGGCGGAAGTGCGGGCGCAGATAAAGTCGCTCGAAGCCGCTGTACAATCCTCGGCCGCCCGAATTGCCCAGACGGAAGCGGACCGCAAGCTGGCAGCGGCCAATTTCGAGCGCATCGATGCGCTTTTCGCTCGCGGCTTTGCGACCAAGACAGCGCAGGATGCAGCCCGCGCCGCTCGCGACAGCAGCGCCGCCCGATTGACCGAAGCGCGGGGGGCAGCGGAATCAGCGCGGTTCGAATTGCGGGCGGCGAAGGCAAGATTAATGGCTCCGTCCGCCAGCAGCGGTGGCAATGAAATCCTGTCGGTCTATTCCCCGGAAAGCGGATCGGTGCTGCGGCTGACCCATGAAAGCGAAACACCGATCAGCGCCGGTACGCCGGTTGTCGAAATTGGCAATCCAGGCGACATCGAAATTGTCAGCGACCTGCTCTCCAGCGATGCGGTAAAAATCAAACCGGGCAGCCGGGTGCTGATCGAAAATTGGGGTGGCGACAAACCGCTCACCGGCAAGGTGCAACGGATCGAACCGTTCGGCTTCACCAAGATTTCGGCGCTGGGCGTGGAAGAACAGCGGGTGAATGTCATCATAGATTTCACCGACCCGATCGCCGCTCGTCAGCGCCTGGGCCATGGCTATCGGGTCATCGTCAAGGTGGTGGAATGGGAAGGCAAAGATGTGCTGCAGGCCCCGATCAGCGCCCTGTTCAGGGACAAGGGCCAGTGGTCGGTCTTCGTCAAAAGCGATGGCAAGGCCGCTCTGGTTCCGGTAAAAATTGGCCGGATGAATGATGAACACGCGCAGATTTTGAGCGGCCTGAAGGCGGGTGAAGAGGTCATTCTCCACCCGAGCGAAAAGATTGAGGACAGAACCCGGGTCAGGCTGCGGGAGGATCAGCCATAAGATCGAATTCGAGCAGCATGAGCGTGGAATCTCCCGGATAGCTTCGAGCGGAAAAGCCCATTTCCTTTTCCAGTTCGATCGCCGCATGATTCTGGCGGGCCTCGATCGACTGCAGCTTCCGGATGCCACTCTTGCGTGCCTGTTCGATCACATATTTCAGGAAAGTCCAGCTCATCCCGCGATGCTTGTAATCGCTGCGCACCACGAGAGCGACTTCTGCTTCGGTCTTGTCGGCACTGGCCCCCAGCATCGCGCTGGCAATGATGGTCCTGTCATCAATGTCGAAGGCCAGATAGTCTTCCTTGTGATCATGATCGACGTTCACGAGATCGTCGAGCAAGGCCCCCTGCACTTCCGGGACCGCGGACAGGAAGCGAAATCGCAAATCATCTTTCGAAACATGAGTGAAAAATTCTGCCAAGGCCTGCTTGTCCGATGGTTCGACTGGTCGGACGTGAAATTCGAAACCGCTGCGCGTAGTCAGCGGAATGCTGTTGCTCACTACAACCGCATGGTCCGGGCGGATTGGTTCAGCCGGTGCAGGCTGCAGGGAGGATGATTTTGTTTCGGACATCGGACTTCCTTTCGGGGAGTTTGGGAAAACTGGATTTGCTTTCGCAAGAATAGTCGGCCCGGGGCACCATTTGCCATCCGTAAACCACCGTATTCAGACCGCAGTTGAGCGGACGTTGGCCATTTGCCCAACCGATGATCGCCCCCCTATTCGGCGGCTTCACGACGAGATACGTAATGCTGCTTATTGACTCCGGCGCGCTTTGTCCGGTCTGTGTCCGGCTCAACCATTGAACCTTTTCCAGTCACCAAGGCGTTGGCAATGACCCATATCGACGATTATCGCTCCCGGATCATGACCGCCGACCAGGCCGTGCAAGGATTGAAGTCAGGCGCGCATATCGCGATGGGCATGGCGACCGCGGAGCCACCAGCATTGCTCGGCGCGCTGGCGAACATGGCAGAACAGGGTAATGTCGACGATCTGAAGCTGTGGTATTTCCATTCGATGGATCATGCCGGTGAAACGGTGTTGCGGCCCGACCTGCTCGGCCGCATTCGTCCGCGCTGCATGTTTCTCAGCTCGATCGAACGCAAATTGCTGAGCGCGCAGCAGCCTGAGGAGAAAAGCCTGATCGAATTTGTTCCCGTCGCCTTCAGCGATTCCCCCAGGCTGTTTGAAAAAGAGGTTTCGCTCGACCTTTTCGTAACCACTGTATCGCCGATGGACAAACATGGCTGGTTCACCTTTGGCACCAGCAATGATTATTCCACCGCCGCGGCCCGCAACGCGAAAATGCTGGTGGTCGAGGTAAATCCGAATATGCCGCGAGTGTTCGGTGCTTCGCTTCTGCATATTTCGGAAGTCGATGCGATCGTGGAAAACAGCGTGCCGCTGGCCGAAGTTCTTGCGCCCACCATATCGTCCGTGGATTCGATGGTTGCAGCCACGATCGCAGACATGATCGATGACCGGGCCTGCCTGCAAATGGGTATTGGCGCGCTTCCCGGCGCGGTCTGCGCCCTGCTGCACGACCGGCGGGATCTGGGCATTCATACCGAATTGATGACCCCTGCCCTCGCCGGCCTCATCCAGTGCGGTGCGGTTACCAACCAGGCCAAGACCACCTATCGCGGCCGCAGCGTGTTTACCTTCGCCATGGGTGATCGGCCATTTTACGATTTTCTCGACGACAATCCGGCCATGCACAGCGCCCCGGTGGATATTGTCAACGATCCCCGGCACATCGCGAAGAACAGAAATGTCGTGTCGGTCAATGCGACGCTGCAGATCGATCTCGGCGGCGCATGCAATTCGGAACATCTGATGGGGCGACAATATAGCGGCTCGGGCGGTCAACTCGACTTTGTCCGCGGTGCCAATGCTTCCAAGGGGGGCAAGTCGATCATCGCCTGCCAGTCTACGGCCCGCAACGGCACGGTTTCGCGCATTGTCCCCAGGTTGGACGGACCGGTCACAACCCCGCGCAACGATACGCATATCGTGGTGACGGAATATGGCTGGGCAGATCTGAAAGGCAAATCGCTCAACCAGCGAGCGGAAGCATTAATTGGGCTCGCGCATCCGAAATTCAGGGACGAACTCGCCAACGGTCTATAGTATTTTTGCCTCATATTCGGCATCGCCAGTCGATGGTGATCGTTGCACACCGGCTCGATCGACATATACGTAAACACCCTAATATTGTCGCGCACCCCGCCCCATTATCATAATCTTTTTTCAAGCGGGGCAATGGGAACCATTGAAGCATATCATTCTACCAACCTGGCCACATCTCGCAGAAGCAGCACCGCTGGAAAGCACTGGACTCTCGGTTGTCTCGATCAACAAGAAATTTGGCAAAAAAACGGTCTTGAGCGACGTTTCAATCGATGTCAGGCCTTCCGAGGTTGTCGGCTTGCTCGGCCGTGACGGAGCAGGCAAAACCGTGACTTTCTATTCGATACTCGGATTGCTGCGGGTAAATTCTGGTCATATTTTTCTCGATGGTGACGACATAACCGGATTGTCGCTCGACCGGCGCTCGCTTCGCGGCCTCGGATATCTGCCCCAGGAATCTTCCATTTTTCGCGGGCTGACCGTTGAACAGAATATCATGACCGTACTGGAACTGTTCGAACCGGATCCGGTTGAGCGAGAGCGGAAGCTTGATGCCCTGCTTGCGGAATTTCATATCGAATATGTTCGCAAAGTCTCGGCGCGTGCCTTGTCGGGCGGCGAAAGACGCCGTTGCGAAATAGCCCGGGCGATGGCTGCCAATCCCAGCATCATGTTGTTCGACGAACCATTTGCCGGAATTGATCCGATGTCGGTCAGGGATATCAAGGCGATGATAGCCAATCTGGAAAGTCATGATGTCGGCATATTGATCACCGATCAGAATGTGCGCGAGATGGTCGACATTCTCGACCGGGTCTATGTTCTTCACGAAGGACGGATCGTGTTTGATGGCACGCCGGAGGCCATGCTGGAGAACAAGCTGGTACGCCATTTATACCTCGGCAAGGAATTTCATACCGCTGCTAGGTAACACTACGGATGGCTTGCCGGTCCCGTTTCCTGCATTTCTGACAGTATTGATGCAGCGAAGAGTTTCAGGCGGACAAGTGGATTTCCGGATGGCCTTTGCGGAAAAGAATATCAGAATGGGAGAAACAATATGAAATCCGTGCTACTTTATGTGAACGATGATTCCGGCCTCGACGCCCGCTATCAGGCAGCACTGGATCTCACGCGGGCGCTGGAGGGGCATCTCCATTGTCTGCGTCCCAATCCCTACAAGCCGCAAATGGCGTTTGACGGCGTCACTGGCATGTCGGTCATGTATGACATCAGCAAATATGCACGTGAAGCCGATTTGGCATTGAAGGCGGAAATCGAGAAACGGCTGGCGGCTGAAGACGTGCCGTGGGATTATCGGGAGGTAAATGCGGAGCCCGCCAGAGGGCTGTCGCGCAGTTCGGCATTGACCGATGTGATGGTGCTAAGTTCCTGCAGCGGTGTGAAAGACAATAGCCAGCCTCTCGGCATTTTGGGGGACGTGATTTTCAACACCAATGTTCCCATCGTCGTCCAGCCGGACAGCGTCAAGAAATTCGAGGCCGCTGGACCAGCAGTGGTCGCCTGGAACGGCAGTTTTGAAGCGGGAAATGCCCTCCGTGCGGCAGTGCCGCTCCTGAAGCTGGCCAGCGACATCCGTATCGTCGTCGTCGAGGAAGAAAAGGATCACGACCTTCCTCCTCTGGAAGCGTCAGAATATCTATCGAGACATGGGATCAAGTCGGAGATTCACGATCTTGCGGCGGATAAATCATCGGTACAGGCAGTCCTGCTTTCTACCGTCGATGCCCTGAACGCCAGCTACATGGTGATGGGCGCTTATGGCCACAGCCGGGCCCGCGAGTTTTTGTTCGGCGGCGTAACGCGCAACCTGTTCCAGGATTGCCCGGTACCACTGGTTGTCGCGCACTAATCTTGGAAACATATTTTCCGAGAGGAAGTTTGGATGAGTGGAG
Coding sequences within:
- a CDS encoding universal stress protein — translated: MKSVLLYVNDDSGLDARYQAALDLTRALEGHLHCLRPNPYKPQMAFDGVTGMSVMYDISKYAREADLALKAEIEKRLAAEDVPWDYREVNAEPARGLSRSSALTDVMVLSSCSGVKDNSQPLGILGDVIFNTNVPIVVQPDSVKKFEAAGPAVVAWNGSFEAGNALRAAVPLLKLASDIRIVVVEEEKDHDLPPLEASEYLSRHGIKSEIHDLAADKSSVQAVLLSTVDALNASYMVMGAYGHSRAREFLFGGVTRNLFQDCPVPLVVAH
- a CDS encoding acetyl-CoA hydrolase/transferase family protein gives rise to the protein MTHIDDYRSRIMTADQAVQGLKSGAHIAMGMATAEPPALLGALANMAEQGNVDDLKLWYFHSMDHAGETVLRPDLLGRIRPRCMFLSSIERKLLSAQQPEEKSLIEFVPVAFSDSPRLFEKEVSLDLFVTTVSPMDKHGWFTFGTSNDYSTAAARNAKMLVVEVNPNMPRVFGASLLHISEVDAIVENSVPLAEVLAPTISSVDSMVAATIADMIDDRACLQMGIGALPGAVCALLHDRRDLGIHTELMTPALAGLIQCGAVTNQAKTTYRGRSVFTFAMGDRPFYDFLDDNPAMHSAPVDIVNDPRHIAKNRNVVSVNATLQIDLGGACNSEHLMGRQYSGSGGQLDFVRGANASKGGKSIIACQSTARNGTVSRIVPRLDGPVTTPRNDTHIVVTEYGWADLKGKSLNQRAEALIGLAHPKFRDELANGL
- the lptB gene encoding LPS export ABC transporter ATP-binding protein, yielding MILPTWPHLAEAAPLESTGLSVVSINKKFGKKTVLSDVSIDVRPSEVVGLLGRDGAGKTVTFYSILGLLRVNSGHIFLDGDDITGLSLDRRSLRGLGYLPQESSIFRGLTVEQNIMTVLELFEPDPVERERKLDALLAEFHIEYVRKVSARALSGGERRRCEIARAMAANPSIMLFDEPFAGIDPMSVRDIKAMIANLESHDVGILITDQNVREMVDILDRVYVLHEGRIVFDGTPEAMLENKLVRHLYLGKEFHTAAR
- a CDS encoding ABC transporter permease, which encodes MVALPAWLGALDRKLLRDIWRLRTQAMAIALVIAAGIGMVVMSVGMIRSLEASRDTYYDRYRFADIVGSAKRFPVSLVDDIRAIEGVSIVEGRLTTGATLDAPGISEPITAKVHSLPPSGMPRVNALVLRSGRMPDPARPEEVLASEKFSEAARVAPGDYIEAVLYGKKQRLRVVGTALSPEYVYALGPGQIFPDNRRFGILWMGEEHLAAALNSTNAYNETLIRLERGANPRNVIDRLDILLEPYGGTGAIPRSEQLSDRFLSNELQQLQSMTAILPPIFLAVAAFLINIVLTRLVESEREIIGLLTAFGYRNRKIVWHYTKLALVLSFPGLVLGLIFGSWMGRGVAGLYQEFFVFPALTYRAGTDIILASCLIAIAVVMLGAANTVRRISKLTAAEAMRPPVPPNYSGGVARLIAKLKKLDEPSRIILRGIVRRPLRAMLGSLGVGAALGLYITSAGSTDNVGLMIDQLFNQANRSDMNILFAEPRDQRAIFELQRIPGVLRVEPVRYVPVKLTSGTRSKSESLTGMNSGGDLNRLVDMDDGIVDPPVRGVMISYGLSNELDLQPGDPLHIQVTNGRRPAFTLPVARILRSPVANPAYVDFDLVGPLLGEAPLSSGAFISVDPAQIDAVYQRLKEMPVVAGFSGRSAALRGIEESIGETMGIVQLFNTAFSALIVFGVVYNNARINLAERARDLVSLRVLGYRRSEVSYILLGELALLVIAGLPLGILFGYLLSKNLTESIGGDLFIIPFGLSAATVAFAILVVLLTAAVSAFFVRSRLDRLNLVNVLKTRE
- a CDS encoding GNAT family N-acetyltransferase → MSETKSSSLQPAPAEPIRPDHAVVVSNSIPLTTRSGFEFHVRPVEPSDKQALAEFFTHVSKDDLRFRFLSAVPEVQGALLDDLVNVDHDHKEDYLAFDIDDRTIIASAMLGASADKTEAEVALVVRSDYKHRGMSWTFLKYVIEQARKSGIRKLQSIEARQNHAAIELEKEMGFSARSYPGDSTLMLLEFDLMADPPAA
- a CDS encoding efflux RND transporter periplasmic adaptor subunit translates to MATKHLNRLGPRILIGLIIVVLAVAVFFAMRSPPVDVDVAAVTKGPMLVTINDEGETRVRDMFVISAPINGRLMRVNLDAGDPVIAGKTVVARIMPAQPDFLNARSEAEVRAQIKSLEAAVQSSAARIAQTEADRKLAAANFERIDALFARGFATKTAQDAARAARDSSAARLTEARGAAESARFELRAAKARLMAPSASSGGNEILSVYSPESGSVLRLTHESETPISAGTPVVEIGNPGDIEIVSDLLSSDAVKIKPGSRVLIENWGGDKPLTGKVQRIEPFGFTKISALGVEEQRVNVIIDFTDPIAARQRLGHGYRVIVKVVEWEGKDVLQAPISALFRDKGQWSVFVKSDGKAALVPVKIGRMNDEHAQILSGLKAGEEVILHPSEKIEDRTRVRLREDQP